A single window of Xiphophorus hellerii strain 12219 chromosome 12, Xiphophorus_hellerii-4.1, whole genome shotgun sequence DNA harbors:
- the LOC116729932 gene encoding vesicle-associated membrane protein 5-like isoform X3 — MLMFTTTRGDQDGKSRLQQTQEEVEQVKDIMTDNMEKADERSGKLNDLEQQAEDLLEKSKVFEKTTRTLKQQKEISNKNKCGGRTHHFGTCHRCYCKICNIA; from the exons ATGCTAATGTTTACCACGACCAGAGGAGATCAG GACGGGAAGAGCCGCCTGCAGCAGACgcaggaggaggtggagcaggtGAAGGACATCATGACGGACAACATGGAAAAAGCCGACGAGCGATCCGGCAAACTGAACGACCTGGAGCAGCAGGCCGAGGATCTGCTGGAGAAG AgtaaagtttttgaaaaaacaaccaGGACGttgaagcagcagaaagaaataTCCAACAAGAACAAGTGTGGTGGCAGGACTCATCATTTTGGGACTTGTCATCGTTGTTATTGTAAAATTTGCAATATAGCATAA
- the LOC116729932 gene encoding vesicle-associated membrane protein 5-like isoform X1, with amino-acid sequence MSWFRSTNQERSYCKDPATWEDGKSRLQQTQEEVEQVKDIMTDNMEKADERSGKLNDLEQQAEDLLEKSKVFEKTTRTLKQQKEISNKNKCGGRTHHFGTCHRCYCKICNIA; translated from the exons ATGTCTTGGTTCCGATCCACCAATCAAGAGCGGTCTTACTGTAAAGATCCAGCTACTTGG GAGGACGGGAAGAGCCGCCTGCAGCAGACgcaggaggaggtggagcaggtGAAGGACATCATGACGGACAACATGGAAAAAGCCGACGAGCGATCCGGCAAACTGAACGACCTGGAGCAGCAGGCCGAGGATCTGCTGGAGAAG AgtaaagtttttgaaaaaacaaccaGGACGttgaagcagcagaaagaaataTCCAACAAGAACAAGTGTGGTGGCAGGACTCATCATTTTGGGACTTGTCATCGTTGTTATTGTAAAATTTGCAATATAGCATAA
- the LOC116729932 gene encoding vesicle-associated membrane protein 5-like isoform X2 has translation MSWFRSTNQERSYCKDPATWDGKSRLQQTQEEVEQVKDIMTDNMEKADERSGKLNDLEQQAEDLLEKSKVFEKTTRTLKQQKEISNKNKCGGRTHHFGTCHRCYCKICNIA, from the exons ATGTCTTGGTTCCGATCCACCAATCAAGAGCGGTCTTACTGTAAAGATCCAGCTACTTGG GACGGGAAGAGCCGCCTGCAGCAGACgcaggaggaggtggagcaggtGAAGGACATCATGACGGACAACATGGAAAAAGCCGACGAGCGATCCGGCAAACTGAACGACCTGGAGCAGCAGGCCGAGGATCTGCTGGAGAAG AgtaaagtttttgaaaaaacaaccaGGACGttgaagcagcagaaagaaataTCCAACAAGAACAAGTGTGGTGGCAGGACTCATCATTTTGGGACTTGTCATCGTTGTTATTGTAAAATTTGCAATATAGCATAA